In a single window of the Gossypium hirsutum isolate 1008001.06 chromosome A13, Gossypium_hirsutum_v2.1, whole genome shotgun sequence genome:
- the LOC107913536 gene encoding D-ribulose kinase isoform X1 — MLSSITHSSTLSILLYPLSPKPGCCSSRKLNVRTHPWEKSVEKSVKLRTMVVGCKIDNQEMGFQASERLYLGMDFGTSGARYALIDKQGTIHAEGKREYPNYMKEDSLDWALSWKTTLFSLLEDVPVHLRPLVSSISLDGTSATTLIIDSKTGEPLARPYLYNESCPDALPLVKSIAPINHTVCSGSSTLCKLVSWWNNDDSDKKSTMLLHQADWLLWLLHGQLGVSDYNNALKVGYDPEADSYPDWLLSQPYAQLLPTVKAPGTSIGHLKGDIRTQFAGFSEDCIVCTGTTDSIAAFLAARATKPGKAVTSLGSTLAIKLLSTTRIEDARYGVYSHRLDDKWLVGGASNTGGAVLKENFSDEQLEKLSEHINPMEASPLDYYPLKSVGERFPVANLKMEPRLHPRPESDVEYLHGILESIARIEAKAYMLLKDLGATQVDEVFTAGGGAKNDKWTKIRERVLGLPVSRATQTEAAYGAALLALKGFQ, encoded by the exons ATGCTTAGCTCTATTACCCATTCATCCACCCTCTCCATCCTGCTTTATCCATTGTCCCCAAAACCAG GATGTTGTAGTTCAAGGAAGTTGAATGTAAGAACTCATCCATGGGAGAAGAGTGTAGAGAAATCAGTAAAGCTGAGAACTATGGTTGTTGGATGTAAGATTGACAATCAAGAAATGGGTTTTCAAGCTAGTGAAAGGCTTTATCTTGGAATGGATTTCGGTACATCTGGTGCTAGGTATGCTTTGATTGACAAGCAAGGGACAATTCATGCTGAAGGAAAGAGAGAGTACCCTAATTACATG AAGGAAGACTCCCTGGATTGGGCGCTGTCATGGAAAACAACTCTTTTCTCATTGCTTGAAGATGTTCCGGTTCATCTCCGACCTCTTGTCTCTTCCATCTCTCTCGATGGGACTTCTGCCACTACGCTGATCATCGACAG CAAAACAGGAGAACCATTAGCCAGACCTTACCTCTACAATGAGAGTTGTCCTGACGCTTTACCATTGGTAAAGTCCATTGCTCCTATAAACCATACAGTGTGCTCTGGTTCATCTACTCTGTGCAAGCTTGTTTCATGGTGGAACAATGACGATTCAGACAAAAAATCCACAATGTTATTACACCAAGCTGATTGGTTGTTGTGGCTTCTTCATGGTCAGCTTGGAGTTTCTGATTATAACAATGCTCTGAAG GTTGGTTATGATCCCGAAGCTGACTCCTATCCAGATTGGTTGTTATCTCAGCCTTATGCTCAACTTTTACCTACGGTCAAGGCGCCGGGAACTTCAATCGGCCATTTGAAAGGCGATATTAGAACACAATTTG CAGGTTTTTCAGAAGATTGTATTGTATGTACAGGGACCACTGATAGCATAGCGGCCTTTCTTGCAGCACGAGCAACAAAACCCGGGAAAgcg GTTACCTCTTTGGGTTCAACCCTTGCAATTAAACTACTAAGTACAACTAGGATAGAGGATGCAAGATACGGAGTGTACAGTCATCGCCTTGACGATAAGTGGCTTGTTGGAGGAGCTTCGAATACTGGCGGAGCAGTTTTAAAGGAAAATTTCAGTGATGAGCAATTGGAAAAACTGAGTGAACATATTAATCCCATGGAGGCCTCTCCCTTAGACTACTATCCCCTAAAATCAGTTGGAGAGAGGTTTCCCGTGGCAAATCTGAAGATGGAGCCTAG GTTACATCCACGACCGGAAAGTGATGTGGAGTACTTGCATGGCATTTTGGAATCAATCGCCCGTATAGAG GCAAAGGCATACATGTTGTTGAAGGATCTAGGTGCGACCCAAGTCGATGAAGTGTTCACCGCTGGAGGCGGTGCAAAGAACGACAAATGGACAAAGATTCGAGAGAGAGTGCTCGGTCTACCTGTGAGTCGAGCAACTCAAACCGAGGCTGCCTATGGAGCTGCATTGTTGGCTTTGAAGGGTTTCCAATAG
- the LOC107913536 gene encoding D-ribulose kinase isoform X2, protein MLSSITHSSTLSILLYPLSPKPGCCSSRKLNVRTHPWEKSVEKSVKLRTMVVGCKIDNQEMGFQASERLYLGMDFGTSGARYALIDKQGTIHAEGKREYPNYMKEDSLDWALSWKTTLFSLLEDVPVHLRPLVSSISLDGTSATTLIIDSKTGEPLARPYLYNESCPDALPLVKSIAPINHTVCSGSSTLCKLVSWWNNDDSDKKSTMLLHQADWLLWLLHGQLGVSDYNNALKVGYDPEADSYPDWLLSQPYAQLLPTVKAPGTSIGHLKGDIRTQFGFSEDCIVCTGTTDSIAAFLAARATKPGKAVTSLGSTLAIKLLSTTRIEDARYGVYSHRLDDKWLVGGASNTGGAVLKENFSDEQLEKLSEHINPMEASPLDYYPLKSVGERFPVANLKMEPRLHPRPESDVEYLHGILESIARIEAKAYMLLKDLGATQVDEVFTAGGGAKNDKWTKIRERVLGLPVSRATQTEAAYGAALLALKGFQ, encoded by the exons ATGCTTAGCTCTATTACCCATTCATCCACCCTCTCCATCCTGCTTTATCCATTGTCCCCAAAACCAG GATGTTGTAGTTCAAGGAAGTTGAATGTAAGAACTCATCCATGGGAGAAGAGTGTAGAGAAATCAGTAAAGCTGAGAACTATGGTTGTTGGATGTAAGATTGACAATCAAGAAATGGGTTTTCAAGCTAGTGAAAGGCTTTATCTTGGAATGGATTTCGGTACATCTGGTGCTAGGTATGCTTTGATTGACAAGCAAGGGACAATTCATGCTGAAGGAAAGAGAGAGTACCCTAATTACATG AAGGAAGACTCCCTGGATTGGGCGCTGTCATGGAAAACAACTCTTTTCTCATTGCTTGAAGATGTTCCGGTTCATCTCCGACCTCTTGTCTCTTCCATCTCTCTCGATGGGACTTCTGCCACTACGCTGATCATCGACAG CAAAACAGGAGAACCATTAGCCAGACCTTACCTCTACAATGAGAGTTGTCCTGACGCTTTACCATTGGTAAAGTCCATTGCTCCTATAAACCATACAGTGTGCTCTGGTTCATCTACTCTGTGCAAGCTTGTTTCATGGTGGAACAATGACGATTCAGACAAAAAATCCACAATGTTATTACACCAAGCTGATTGGTTGTTGTGGCTTCTTCATGGTCAGCTTGGAGTTTCTGATTATAACAATGCTCTGAAG GTTGGTTATGATCCCGAAGCTGACTCCTATCCAGATTGGTTGTTATCTCAGCCTTATGCTCAACTTTTACCTACGGTCAAGGCGCCGGGAACTTCAATCGGCCATTTGAAAGGCGATATTAGAACACAATTTG GTTTTTCAGAAGATTGTATTGTATGTACAGGGACCACTGATAGCATAGCGGCCTTTCTTGCAGCACGAGCAACAAAACCCGGGAAAgcg GTTACCTCTTTGGGTTCAACCCTTGCAATTAAACTACTAAGTACAACTAGGATAGAGGATGCAAGATACGGAGTGTACAGTCATCGCCTTGACGATAAGTGGCTTGTTGGAGGAGCTTCGAATACTGGCGGAGCAGTTTTAAAGGAAAATTTCAGTGATGAGCAATTGGAAAAACTGAGTGAACATATTAATCCCATGGAGGCCTCTCCCTTAGACTACTATCCCCTAAAATCAGTTGGAGAGAGGTTTCCCGTGGCAAATCTGAAGATGGAGCCTAG GTTACATCCACGACCGGAAAGTGATGTGGAGTACTTGCATGGCATTTTGGAATCAATCGCCCGTATAGAG GCAAAGGCATACATGTTGTTGAAGGATCTAGGTGCGACCCAAGTCGATGAAGTGTTCACCGCTGGAGGCGGTGCAAAGAACGACAAATGGACAAAGATTCGAGAGAGAGTGCTCGGTCTACCTGTGAGTCGAGCAACTCAAACCGAGGCTGCCTATGGAGCTGCATTGTTGGCTTTGAAGGGTTTCCAATAG
- the LOC107913536 gene encoding D-ribulose kinase isoform X3, producing the protein MLSSITHSSTLSILLYPLSPKPGCCSSRKLNVRTHPWEKSVEKSVKLRTMVVGCKIDNQEMGFQASERLYLGMDFGTSGARYALIDKQGTIHAEGKREYPNYMKEDSLDWALSWKTTLFSLLEDVPVHLRPLVSSISLDGTSATTLIIDSKTGEPLARPYLYNESCPDALPLVKSIAPINHTVCSGSSTLCKLVSWWNNDDSDKKSTMLLHQADWLLWLLHGQLGVSDYNNALKVGYDPEADSYPDWLLSQPYAQLLPTVKAPGTSIGHLKGDIRTQFGTTDSIAAFLAARATKPGKAVTSLGSTLAIKLLSTTRIEDARYGVYSHRLDDKWLVGGASNTGGAVLKENFSDEQLEKLSEHINPMEASPLDYYPLKSVGERFPVANLKMEPRLHPRPESDVEYLHGILESIARIEAKAYMLLKDLGATQVDEVFTAGGGAKNDKWTKIRERVLGLPVSRATQTEAAYGAALLALKGFQ; encoded by the exons ATGCTTAGCTCTATTACCCATTCATCCACCCTCTCCATCCTGCTTTATCCATTGTCCCCAAAACCAG GATGTTGTAGTTCAAGGAAGTTGAATGTAAGAACTCATCCATGGGAGAAGAGTGTAGAGAAATCAGTAAAGCTGAGAACTATGGTTGTTGGATGTAAGATTGACAATCAAGAAATGGGTTTTCAAGCTAGTGAAAGGCTTTATCTTGGAATGGATTTCGGTACATCTGGTGCTAGGTATGCTTTGATTGACAAGCAAGGGACAATTCATGCTGAAGGAAAGAGAGAGTACCCTAATTACATG AAGGAAGACTCCCTGGATTGGGCGCTGTCATGGAAAACAACTCTTTTCTCATTGCTTGAAGATGTTCCGGTTCATCTCCGACCTCTTGTCTCTTCCATCTCTCTCGATGGGACTTCTGCCACTACGCTGATCATCGACAG CAAAACAGGAGAACCATTAGCCAGACCTTACCTCTACAATGAGAGTTGTCCTGACGCTTTACCATTGGTAAAGTCCATTGCTCCTATAAACCATACAGTGTGCTCTGGTTCATCTACTCTGTGCAAGCTTGTTTCATGGTGGAACAATGACGATTCAGACAAAAAATCCACAATGTTATTACACCAAGCTGATTGGTTGTTGTGGCTTCTTCATGGTCAGCTTGGAGTTTCTGATTATAACAATGCTCTGAAG GTTGGTTATGATCCCGAAGCTGACTCCTATCCAGATTGGTTGTTATCTCAGCCTTATGCTCAACTTTTACCTACGGTCAAGGCGCCGGGAACTTCAATCGGCCATTTGAAAGGCGATATTAGAACACAATTTG GGACCACTGATAGCATAGCGGCCTTTCTTGCAGCACGAGCAACAAAACCCGGGAAAgcg GTTACCTCTTTGGGTTCAACCCTTGCAATTAAACTACTAAGTACAACTAGGATAGAGGATGCAAGATACGGAGTGTACAGTCATCGCCTTGACGATAAGTGGCTTGTTGGAGGAGCTTCGAATACTGGCGGAGCAGTTTTAAAGGAAAATTTCAGTGATGAGCAATTGGAAAAACTGAGTGAACATATTAATCCCATGGAGGCCTCTCCCTTAGACTACTATCCCCTAAAATCAGTTGGAGAGAGGTTTCCCGTGGCAAATCTGAAGATGGAGCCTAG GTTACATCCACGACCGGAAAGTGATGTGGAGTACTTGCATGGCATTTTGGAATCAATCGCCCGTATAGAG GCAAAGGCATACATGTTGTTGAAGGATCTAGGTGCGACCCAAGTCGATGAAGTGTTCACCGCTGGAGGCGGTGCAAAGAACGACAAATGGACAAAGATTCGAGAGAGAGTGCTCGGTCTACCTGTGAGTCGAGCAACTCAAACCGAGGCTGCCTATGGAGCTGCATTGTTGGCTTTGAAGGGTTTCCAATAG
- the LOC107913536 gene encoding D-ribulose kinase isoform X4, whose protein sequence is MLSSITHSSTLSILLYPLSPKPGCCSSRKLNVRTHPWEKSVEKSVKLRTMVVGCKIDNQEMGFQASERLYLGMDFGTSGARYALIDKQGTIHAEGKREYPNYMKEDSLDWALSWKTTLFSLLEDVPVHLRPLVSSISLDGTSATTLIIDSKTGEPLARPYLYNESCPDALPLVKSIAPINHTVCSGSSTLCKLVSWWNNDDSDKKSTMLLHQADWLLWLLHGQLGVSDYNNALKVGYDPEADSYPDWLLSQPYAQLLPTVKAPGTSIGHLKGDIRTQFAGFSEDCIVCTGTTDSIAAFLAARATKPGKAVTSLGSTLAIKLLSTTRIEDARYGVYSHRLDDKWLVGGASNTGGAVLKENFSDEQLEKLSEHINPMEASPLDYYPLKSVGERFPVANLKMEPRLHPRPESDVEYLHGILESIARIEIYIRQRHTCC, encoded by the exons ATGCTTAGCTCTATTACCCATTCATCCACCCTCTCCATCCTGCTTTATCCATTGTCCCCAAAACCAG GATGTTGTAGTTCAAGGAAGTTGAATGTAAGAACTCATCCATGGGAGAAGAGTGTAGAGAAATCAGTAAAGCTGAGAACTATGGTTGTTGGATGTAAGATTGACAATCAAGAAATGGGTTTTCAAGCTAGTGAAAGGCTTTATCTTGGAATGGATTTCGGTACATCTGGTGCTAGGTATGCTTTGATTGACAAGCAAGGGACAATTCATGCTGAAGGAAAGAGAGAGTACCCTAATTACATG AAGGAAGACTCCCTGGATTGGGCGCTGTCATGGAAAACAACTCTTTTCTCATTGCTTGAAGATGTTCCGGTTCATCTCCGACCTCTTGTCTCTTCCATCTCTCTCGATGGGACTTCTGCCACTACGCTGATCATCGACAG CAAAACAGGAGAACCATTAGCCAGACCTTACCTCTACAATGAGAGTTGTCCTGACGCTTTACCATTGGTAAAGTCCATTGCTCCTATAAACCATACAGTGTGCTCTGGTTCATCTACTCTGTGCAAGCTTGTTTCATGGTGGAACAATGACGATTCAGACAAAAAATCCACAATGTTATTACACCAAGCTGATTGGTTGTTGTGGCTTCTTCATGGTCAGCTTGGAGTTTCTGATTATAACAATGCTCTGAAG GTTGGTTATGATCCCGAAGCTGACTCCTATCCAGATTGGTTGTTATCTCAGCCTTATGCTCAACTTTTACCTACGGTCAAGGCGCCGGGAACTTCAATCGGCCATTTGAAAGGCGATATTAGAACACAATTTG CAGGTTTTTCAGAAGATTGTATTGTATGTACAGGGACCACTGATAGCATAGCGGCCTTTCTTGCAGCACGAGCAACAAAACCCGGGAAAgcg GTTACCTCTTTGGGTTCAACCCTTGCAATTAAACTACTAAGTACAACTAGGATAGAGGATGCAAGATACGGAGTGTACAGTCATCGCCTTGACGATAAGTGGCTTGTTGGAGGAGCTTCGAATACTGGCGGAGCAGTTTTAAAGGAAAATTTCAGTGATGAGCAATTGGAAAAACTGAGTGAACATATTAATCCCATGGAGGCCTCTCCCTTAGACTACTATCCCCTAAAATCAGTTGGAGAGAGGTTTCCCGTGGCAAATCTGAAGATGGAGCCTAG GTTACATCCACGACCGGAAAGTGATGTGGAGTACTTGCATGGCATTTTGGAATCAATCGCCCGTATAGAG ATATACATTAGGCAAAGGCATACATGTTGTTGA
- the LOC107913536 gene encoding D-ribulose kinase isoform X7: MLSSITHSSTLSILLYPLSPKPGCCSSRKLNVRTHPWEKSVEKSVKLRTMVVGCKIDNQEMGFQASERLYLGMDFGTSGARYALIDKQGTIHAEGKREYPNYMKEDSLDWALSWKTTLFSLLEDVPVHLRPLVSSISLDGTSATTLIIDSKTGEPLARPYLYNESCPDALPLVKSIAPINHTVCSGSSTLCKLVSWWNNDDSDKKSTMLLHQADWLLWLLHGQLGVSDYNNALKVGYDPEADSYPDWLLSQPYAQLLPTVKAPGTSIGHLKGDIRTQFGTTDSIAAFLAARATKPGKAVTSLGSTLAIKLLSTTRIEDARYGVYSHRLDDKWLVGGASNTGGAVLKENFSDEQLEKLSEHINPMEASPLDYYPLKSVGERFPVANLKMEPR; the protein is encoded by the exons ATGCTTAGCTCTATTACCCATTCATCCACCCTCTCCATCCTGCTTTATCCATTGTCCCCAAAACCAG GATGTTGTAGTTCAAGGAAGTTGAATGTAAGAACTCATCCATGGGAGAAGAGTGTAGAGAAATCAGTAAAGCTGAGAACTATGGTTGTTGGATGTAAGATTGACAATCAAGAAATGGGTTTTCAAGCTAGTGAAAGGCTTTATCTTGGAATGGATTTCGGTACATCTGGTGCTAGGTATGCTTTGATTGACAAGCAAGGGACAATTCATGCTGAAGGAAAGAGAGAGTACCCTAATTACATG AAGGAAGACTCCCTGGATTGGGCGCTGTCATGGAAAACAACTCTTTTCTCATTGCTTGAAGATGTTCCGGTTCATCTCCGACCTCTTGTCTCTTCCATCTCTCTCGATGGGACTTCTGCCACTACGCTGATCATCGACAG CAAAACAGGAGAACCATTAGCCAGACCTTACCTCTACAATGAGAGTTGTCCTGACGCTTTACCATTGGTAAAGTCCATTGCTCCTATAAACCATACAGTGTGCTCTGGTTCATCTACTCTGTGCAAGCTTGTTTCATGGTGGAACAATGACGATTCAGACAAAAAATCCACAATGTTATTACACCAAGCTGATTGGTTGTTGTGGCTTCTTCATGGTCAGCTTGGAGTTTCTGATTATAACAATGCTCTGAAG GTTGGTTATGATCCCGAAGCTGACTCCTATCCAGATTGGTTGTTATCTCAGCCTTATGCTCAACTTTTACCTACGGTCAAGGCGCCGGGAACTTCAATCGGCCATTTGAAAGGCGATATTAGAACACAATTTG GGACCACTGATAGCATAGCGGCCTTTCTTGCAGCACGAGCAACAAAACCCGGGAAAgcg GTTACCTCTTTGGGTTCAACCCTTGCAATTAAACTACTAAGTACAACTAGGATAGAGGATGCAAGATACGGAGTGTACAGTCATCGCCTTGACGATAAGTGGCTTGTTGGAGGAGCTTCGAATACTGGCGGAGCAGTTTTAAAGGAAAATTTCAGTGATGAGCAATTGGAAAAACTGAGTGAACATATTAATCCCATGGAGGCCTCTCCCTTAGACTACTATCCCCTAAAATCAGTTGGAGAGAGGTTTCCCGTGGCAAATCTGAAGATGGAGCCTAG gtga
- the LOC107913536 gene encoding D-ribulose kinase isoform X6 codes for MLSSITHSSTLSILLYPLSPKPGCCSSRKLNVRTHPWEKSVEKSVKLRTMVVGCKIDNQEMGFQASERLYLGMDFGTSGARYALIDKQGTIHAEGKREYPNYMKEDSLDWALSWKTTLFSLLEDVPVHLRPLVSSISLDGTSATTLIIDSKTGEPLARPYLYNESCPDALPLVKSIAPINHTVCSGSSTLCKLVSWWNNDDSDKKSTMLLHQADWLLWLLHGQLGVSDYNNALKVGYDPEADSYPDWLLSQPYAQLLPTVKAPGTSIGHLKGDIRTQFGFSEDCIVCTGTTDSIAAFLAARATKPGKAVTSLGSTLAIKLLSTTRIEDARYGVYSHRLDDKWLVGGASNTGGAVLKENFSDEQLEKLSEHINPMEASPLDYYPLKSVGERFPVANLKMEPR; via the exons ATGCTTAGCTCTATTACCCATTCATCCACCCTCTCCATCCTGCTTTATCCATTGTCCCCAAAACCAG GATGTTGTAGTTCAAGGAAGTTGAATGTAAGAACTCATCCATGGGAGAAGAGTGTAGAGAAATCAGTAAAGCTGAGAACTATGGTTGTTGGATGTAAGATTGACAATCAAGAAATGGGTTTTCAAGCTAGTGAAAGGCTTTATCTTGGAATGGATTTCGGTACATCTGGTGCTAGGTATGCTTTGATTGACAAGCAAGGGACAATTCATGCTGAAGGAAAGAGAGAGTACCCTAATTACATG AAGGAAGACTCCCTGGATTGGGCGCTGTCATGGAAAACAACTCTTTTCTCATTGCTTGAAGATGTTCCGGTTCATCTCCGACCTCTTGTCTCTTCCATCTCTCTCGATGGGACTTCTGCCACTACGCTGATCATCGACAG CAAAACAGGAGAACCATTAGCCAGACCTTACCTCTACAATGAGAGTTGTCCTGACGCTTTACCATTGGTAAAGTCCATTGCTCCTATAAACCATACAGTGTGCTCTGGTTCATCTACTCTGTGCAAGCTTGTTTCATGGTGGAACAATGACGATTCAGACAAAAAATCCACAATGTTATTACACCAAGCTGATTGGTTGTTGTGGCTTCTTCATGGTCAGCTTGGAGTTTCTGATTATAACAATGCTCTGAAG GTTGGTTATGATCCCGAAGCTGACTCCTATCCAGATTGGTTGTTATCTCAGCCTTATGCTCAACTTTTACCTACGGTCAAGGCGCCGGGAACTTCAATCGGCCATTTGAAAGGCGATATTAGAACACAATTTG GTTTTTCAGAAGATTGTATTGTATGTACAGGGACCACTGATAGCATAGCGGCCTTTCTTGCAGCACGAGCAACAAAACCCGGGAAAgcg GTTACCTCTTTGGGTTCAACCCTTGCAATTAAACTACTAAGTACAACTAGGATAGAGGATGCAAGATACGGAGTGTACAGTCATCGCCTTGACGATAAGTGGCTTGTTGGAGGAGCTTCGAATACTGGCGGAGCAGTTTTAAAGGAAAATTTCAGTGATGAGCAATTGGAAAAACTGAGTGAACATATTAATCCCATGGAGGCCTCTCCCTTAGACTACTATCCCCTAAAATCAGTTGGAGAGAGGTTTCCCGTGGCAAATCTGAAGATGGAGCCTAG gtga
- the LOC107913536 gene encoding D-ribulose kinase isoform X5: protein MLSSITHSSTLSILLYPLSPKPGCCSSRKLNVRTHPWEKSVEKSVKLRTMVVGCKIDNQEMGFQASERLYLGMDFGTSGARYALIDKQGTIHAEGKREYPNYMKEDSLDWALSWKTTLFSLLEDVPVHLRPLVSSISLDGTSATTLIIDSKTGEPLARPYLYNESCPDALPLVKSIAPINHTVCSGSSTLCKLVSWWNNDDSDKKSTMLLHQADWLLWLLHGQLGVSDYNNALKVGYDPEADSYPDWLLSQPYAQLLPTVKAPGTSIGHLKGDIRTQFAGFSEDCIVCTGTTDSIAAFLAARATKPGKAVTSLGSTLAIKLLSTTRIEDARYGVYSHRLDDKWLVGGASNTGGAVLKENFSDEQLEKLSEHINPMEASPLDYYPLKSVGERFPVANLKMEPR from the exons ATGCTTAGCTCTATTACCCATTCATCCACCCTCTCCATCCTGCTTTATCCATTGTCCCCAAAACCAG GATGTTGTAGTTCAAGGAAGTTGAATGTAAGAACTCATCCATGGGAGAAGAGTGTAGAGAAATCAGTAAAGCTGAGAACTATGGTTGTTGGATGTAAGATTGACAATCAAGAAATGGGTTTTCAAGCTAGTGAAAGGCTTTATCTTGGAATGGATTTCGGTACATCTGGTGCTAGGTATGCTTTGATTGACAAGCAAGGGACAATTCATGCTGAAGGAAAGAGAGAGTACCCTAATTACATG AAGGAAGACTCCCTGGATTGGGCGCTGTCATGGAAAACAACTCTTTTCTCATTGCTTGAAGATGTTCCGGTTCATCTCCGACCTCTTGTCTCTTCCATCTCTCTCGATGGGACTTCTGCCACTACGCTGATCATCGACAG CAAAACAGGAGAACCATTAGCCAGACCTTACCTCTACAATGAGAGTTGTCCTGACGCTTTACCATTGGTAAAGTCCATTGCTCCTATAAACCATACAGTGTGCTCTGGTTCATCTACTCTGTGCAAGCTTGTTTCATGGTGGAACAATGACGATTCAGACAAAAAATCCACAATGTTATTACACCAAGCTGATTGGTTGTTGTGGCTTCTTCATGGTCAGCTTGGAGTTTCTGATTATAACAATGCTCTGAAG GTTGGTTATGATCCCGAAGCTGACTCCTATCCAGATTGGTTGTTATCTCAGCCTTATGCTCAACTTTTACCTACGGTCAAGGCGCCGGGAACTTCAATCGGCCATTTGAAAGGCGATATTAGAACACAATTTG CAGGTTTTTCAGAAGATTGTATTGTATGTACAGGGACCACTGATAGCATAGCGGCCTTTCTTGCAGCACGAGCAACAAAACCCGGGAAAgcg GTTACCTCTTTGGGTTCAACCCTTGCAATTAAACTACTAAGTACAACTAGGATAGAGGATGCAAGATACGGAGTGTACAGTCATCGCCTTGACGATAAGTGGCTTGTTGGAGGAGCTTCGAATACTGGCGGAGCAGTTTTAAAGGAAAATTTCAGTGATGAGCAATTGGAAAAACTGAGTGAACATATTAATCCCATGGAGGCCTCTCCCTTAGACTACTATCCCCTAAAATCAGTTGGAGAGAGGTTTCCCGTGGCAAATCTGAAGATGGAGCCTAG gtga